The Silene latifolia isolate original U9 population chromosome Y, ASM4854445v1, whole genome shotgun sequence sequence ttccgtctcccccccgcggttgtttcccaaatcgggttttccgcgtcaccaaaattacTTGTGTTATTTATTTACGTCGCGCATTCAAATTATcatacaacaaacaaacaaatcatAATACAGGCCTAACATtaagaccgctttaaccctaaattggtagaaatttaccaaaacagtttggcgcccaccgtggggcatagtggtcaTATTCGTTAGCCAGTCTACACAGCAAGCATAACATGTCCGGACACCAAGAAACCAACTCAGGTAGCACCAGCGGTGCCCCAGCAACACGGGCACTATCCCCCTCAGCAGCAACACGGGTACCATCTCCCTCGGCAGCAGCAGCACGCACAACCCCGGTTCAAACCACCAGTGCTGCCCAGATACCAGAAGTCAAGCAAAGTCAAAGTTCCCAGGCAGCAACAAGCCCATCTTCGGAGAGAATCCAGACTAGAGATTCGGGAGTCGTCCAGGGACGACAAGGAGTCCCACAGCCTGAGAGAGGAGCACAATCTGGGCAACAGGCTCAGGCTCCTCCAAGTCCCACCAGCATCATGATAAGCGGATTGGACACATTAGCAAGGACAATCCGGACAATGCAGAACGAAAATAGGAGCATGAGATCCCAGATGGAAGAGGACAACAATCTCCTCCAAGCACAGATCAACGAGTTAAGAAGCCATGCCGCTAATCCAGCCCCTTGAATGCAGGAAGACAGATCGAGGGGATCACCAGGAGAAAGTAGGGATCGGAGGCAGACGCGGGTGCTACCACGCGAAGTAGCACTAAGATTGGACATGGACGCAACACCGCAGCCAAGAGGAGGCCTGGTCCCAACAGGACTAGGAGCATTGACACCAGATGATAAGCCAGCACGCCAAGAGCCAACGCCCACGTCAGATGCAGAAGAACGCCTGTAGAGCAGAGCGGCAGCTGCGATCTAGGTGACCAGGGCTCCAGTTACAAATGAAGCTAAGTATACCTGGGAAAGCGGCCCGGCAGCAGCAGCATCACAGATGCACCAACCAGTAGTCTTAGGACAACAGAACTTCGTACGAGAGGCAGAACGTCAGTCACAGGAGCATCTGCGACCCACCGGGAGAGAGATATACATAGAACATCAATACCAGGAACTACGAAGCCTCCTCCGGAGGGGCCCAGGAATGCCGCTGCCCATGGAGATGGCTGCACCGGAAAGCTACGCTGACTCGCCTTTTACTGACGATATAGCTACAGTGGCCTTACCAAAAGGATTTAACGTCCCAACGATGACCCTCTTCGATGGAACCACAGACCCCTGCGATCACATTAGCCAATTTAAGCAAAAAATGATGGTTACCACTGCCACAGGAGCCTCGAAGGAGGCATGCATGTATAAAGGATTTCGTTCAACCCtaaccggagcagcattacaatggttcgtcGGCTTGCCTAACGGAACCATATCTTCATTCGCCGATTTAGTCAACGCCTTCAATCAGCAGTTCTCCAGCAGCCGGAGAACACCAATGCAGCCGAGCGATCTGTATAGGATCATTCAGGAAATAGGCGAATCAATCAAAGATTACGTCACCAGGTTCAATGCAGAGAAAGTCTCAATACGAGGCTGCGACACGTCCAAGGCCATCAACGCCTTCAGGTAGGGCTTGGATAAGGaatcaaacctctacaaagaattaATGATGTAACCGTGTGAGAGATTCGAAGAAGTCCAGCAGAGAGCCACATCGACACTAAGATTAGAAGAGGATACACAAGCTAGAAAGAGAATAACAAACTTCGACAAACCTAGCAGGAAACTCTCAACAGAAAAGAAAGACGAACGAACTAAGCCATACAGCAGATCCAATATCAGCAGAGTAGCAGAAAAAAACCAGCAAGTTGATGACTCCCAGCATCCTCCTAAGCTATCTGAGTACGGATTCAACACGGGAATGGAAGGGTTGCTGAAAGCGCTAAGAGGCTTAGGTGATCAAGTGAGGTGGCCAAAGCCTCCCACTCAGAATCGACCCAACGACGACAAAGACAGCAGCAAAAGATGCGAATGGCATCAGGACATAGGGCACAGGACAGAAGACTGCTACAGGTTGCGCAGGGAAGTAAAGTTCCAGGTACGCAGGGGAAACTTggaccacctgttatcacgtgggggcaagcacgACAGGAGGGAAGCAGCTAACCAGGTGCTTCCTTCTGCCCCACCCATATGCACGAAAATTATTAAGGTGATAACAGTCGGATTCGAGCTATCGGGTTTGACATATTCCGCCGCTAAGAGGAAAGCCACCGAAAGTAAAGGGGATCATTCAGAAACTTCATACAGGGTAAGCCAGATTAATTTACCCCCGGTAACTTTCGACGAAATCGACATAGAAAGCGGCGCAGAGCAACATGACGATGCCCTAACTATAACGTTATCCATTGGCAATTGCACCGTACGAAAAGCATTAGTGGATACAGGGAGTTCTGTGAACCTCATTATGCTGGAAACCCTCATAACCATGGGTTTTGATAAAGAGACCTGATAAAGAAATCTGTACCCCTGGTGGGATTCAGTGGTGAGACTGCACATTCGGTAGGTGAGATAACCATCCTAACGTATATTGAAGGAGTTAACAAACTGGTAAGATACTTAGTCATTGAGGGTCCGACCACTTACAACgtgatactaggaagaccatggctgcatcAGATGAAGGCGGTGCCCTCGACATATCATCACTGTCTCAAGTTCCCAACACCATGGGGTACGGTCACAGTGAAAGGGGATCGAGAGGAATCCAGGAACTGCTACGCTCAAGCCCTTAAAACTACAACCAGGCTCCCCTCATAGCAATTACAGGACCGGGGCACCTCGAAAGAATACAAGGAGCCTCCCTCAGAAGAACTAGACCAGGTCCACCTGGATGAGGAGCACCCGGATAGGACCGTATTAATTGGAGCAACTTGCAGTGAAGCGCTACGCAGCCAGCTGACTCAATTTATGAAAACCAACATGGActgttttgcttggtcctatGACGATATGGTAGGTATAGACCCGACCGCTATTTCATACAAGTTAAGCGTGAACCTAGGCTGCACCCCAGTACaggagaaaagaagaaagttcgtgGCAGAACGAAACAAAGTCATTAACAAAGAAGTAGACAGTCTCTTGGCAGCGGATAAAATTAGAGAAGTTAGCTACCCTGAATGGCTTTCTAATGTGGTAGTTGTGCCCAAGAAAAACGGAAAATGGAGAGTATGCGTAGACTTCACAGATTtaaacaaagcttgtcccaaaGACCCCTTTCCACTGCCATATATCGATGCAATGATGGACGCTACTGCGGGACACGAGGTACTTACTTTCCTCGATGCCTAGAGcggttacaatcaaatcaagatgcatCCACAAGATCAAGAGAAAACAACATTCATTGcagaaagaggcatatattgttacaatgTCATGCCCTTTGGCCTAAAGAACGCCGGATTCACTTACCAACGGTtggtaaataaaatgttcaagcagcaaataggaaagaccatggaagtatacatagaccaCATGGTAGTGAAGTCCAAAAAAGCAGGAATGCATATGGAACACTTGGCAGACACCTTCCAAACATTAAGGGAGTTTAAAATGAAACTTAATCCATCCAAGTGTTCGTTTGGAGTATCCTCAGGAAAATTCTTAGGATACATGGTGACCCAGAGAGGAATTGAAGCAACCAAGGAACAGATAAAAGCAATACTCCAGCTGGAATCACCGCAGAAACCGAAAGATGTGCAAAGGCTAGCAGGGAAGGTGGCGGCCCTAAATAGATTCATATCAAGGGCTTCGGATAGGTGCAAGCTGTTCTATGATATATTGAGGAAGAGTAAAAAATTTGAATGGACCAAGGAACACGAGAAAGCATTCACGGAACTTAAAAACTACCTAAGCACGCCACCATTACTCGTGAAGCCAGAGCAAGGTGAGCCTCTATTCCTATATCTATCAGTTACGGAAGCAGCTATAAGcgcggtcttggtcaaagaacaAGAAGGAGTACAGCACCCTGTGTATTATATCAGTATGTCTTTgcttcctgcagagaccaggttcACTTCCTTCAAAAAACTAGCATTGGATTTGGTTACTGCTTCTTATAAACTGCGGTCGTACTTTGAATCTCATACCATCCACGTAATAACCAACTAACCGCTAAAAACTATTATGAGGAGGCCTGAACTTTTGGGCAGAATGACTAAATGGTTAGTGCATCTTAGTGGGTATGACTTGCAATTCGAACCCAGAACAGGGATAAAATCCCAAGCCTTAGCAGATTTCGTCTCTGACTTCTGCCCTGCTACCCGTGAGGAGGCAGAAAAAGGAATGCTGACAATAATGGGAAGTCAGGATAGCGAAATATGGACCTTATACATTGACGGAGCGTCAAATGCAAGGGGGGCTGGTGTAGGTTTGGTCCTTCGATCACCTAAAGGTGATATGATAGTACAAGCTGTTAGGTGTgagttcaaggcaaccaacaacgaAGCCGAGTATGAAGTTCTTATACTTGGGATGGAGATGGCGTCGGGGCTTAAGGTGAGGAACCTGAGGGTGTATAGCGATTCCTTACTTGGGGTGAATCATGTAAACAACGAATATATGGCACGTgattcaaagatgatagcctACTTGAAGATAGCCACAGAGTAAAAGTCAAAGTTTAGGACATTCAAAATAACTCAGGTGCCgcgagatcagaacgtggaggcAAACGCCCTAGCAATGTTAGGGGCCACCTTCCAGCCCACAGAATTGTCAAATATACCTATCACCCACGTATTGACCCCAGCCATCCAGAAGGAGCCAGACCAGAATCCGGTGAAAGAGGCAGCACATGTACAGTATACGCAGGAGGCCAGGACCCTGGTTTCCACAGAATGACAGCAGGATCCAGATTGGAGAGTACCATACATAAATTGGCTAAGAGATGGAACACTCCCTGAGGATAGAAATGAAGCTCAGAGTTTCAGGATAAAGGCCTCCAGGTATATCTTGATTGATAACATCCTCTTTAGAAAATCGTTGGCAGGACCATGCCTCAGGTGCTTGAACAATGAGGAAGCAGAAATGGTGCTACATGATGTACACGGCGAAGAATGCGGGAACCATGCTGGAGGATGGAGTTTGTCTAATAAAATCTTGAGACAGGGGtatttctggcccaccatgcgcaCAGATGCCGTTAATCATGCCAAACGCTGTGAATCATGTCAAAAGGTGGCTCCAACAATCCATCAACCAGCGGAACCAATGCATCCAATTATCTCTCCATGGCCATTCATGATGTGCATGGACATAGTGGGTAAGCTGCCCAGGGCTCCAGGAAACAGAGTGTATATACTAGTCATGACTGATTACTTTTCAAAGTGGATTGAAGTAGAGGCAATGACAGAGGTAAAAGAGCGGCAGGTGATCTCTGTTATCAAACGTAACATCATAAGCAGATTTGGGATACCATCTgagatcatatgtgacaatggatcCCAGTTAATATCAGATAACACCGAGGGCTTCTGTTCACGTTGGAACATAACACTGAGAAAGTCAGCTCCTAGGTATccacaaaccaacggccaagccgAATCCAGTAACAAAATCATTGTGGAGAATCTCATAAAACGGCTGGAAGAGTTGGGAGGAAAATGGGCAGATGAACTACCATTGGTACTCTGGTCAGACAGAACAACACCGAAAGTGGCAACAGGCCAAACTCCATTTAGCCTTGTGTACGGAGCGGAGGCAGTAATACCCTCAGAGGTTCTAGTACCCACGCATAGATATGACTGTCAGACGGCAGAGCAGAACCAGGTCGAAATGGCTAGTAGTCTGGATACAGTTGATGAGCTGCGAGAAAGCGCCTACATACGTATGGCGTCATATAAACAATCTGTATCCAAGGCATATAATAAGAATGTTAGAATCAGGACCCTTGAAGTAGGGGACCTCGTACTCAGAAGGGTATTCGAAAATACCAAGAACCACAAAGTAGGCAAgtttgcctacaaatgggaagggccATATCAAGTTGAGAGCATTGTCAACAATGGGGcatacaggttgatgaccatgcaCGGTCAAATCCTGGATAAGCCCTGGAACATTCGTCACTTGAAATGGTATTTTGTCTGACAAAGTGCCAAAACTTTAGTGTACAAAAGACCTTTCAAAAgtccgtgaagaaaaaaaaaaaaagtgtgggGGTTAGTATATGCTTTAGGTACTGGTGTGTTTTAGAaaacttttttcttttgttttccctagtttttcatttttcaaaccaaatcgagTCGTTTTTAAACCAAGTAGTCCAGGCTGTGGCTTCTAGGATCCAGATGTTGCCCTAGAACACCACGAGATAACACCAGGTAATTTGCACTACTTTGGAATTTATCATGCTTCTACGAAGAAAGGCTTTGATACTAATGTTGGTTACTTGTCAGATAAGGAACACTCTGAGGGTCCAGCCCCTGCCATGTGAGGCGGCGAGACGTTTACTTAGTCAAGCCACATGGGgagcatacgccgaggtagcgcgcagggtacgacatactaagaccacccataccttaacgttaaTCTCAGTAATTCCATAGCTGTGACGTAGAGCAAAAGGTGCACGCACGAACTTTAAaacgtctggaaccacaaggaacgcaacattccttgttagtcagAAATAGTCAATGAAGGTATGCTCTAGTCAGCTAACCCTAGtgataagatattttacgtcatgggtaaaatGTGTTATCAAAAACCTGTAACCAGGAACAAGGGTTGTGCACCTGGAGTCAGGTCAGCCTTCTGGATATACCTATGTGGAATCAAAACTCCAGAAACCAATGGCAAATAACGCAAGTATAACAAAAGGAGGGTCTAAAACCTAGACCCGGAATAACTTTAAGTTAAGGCGCCTACTACCTGTAGTAGGCACCGTCAGAGTTTGAAAACCTGCGTACCAGCAGGCACAAAATAAGccaagataaaaaaaaaaggagtttTTGAAACATAAATACAAACTTGCGCCACACAGGGCCAATTCCCCAGATAATTTAAACTAAAAATTTTAAGAGAGATCAATCCTCTCAACAACTGCATCTTGAACAATGCTCTGCTCCCCGTGCTCCATCTGTTTCTCTGTTGCAGGTACCTGAATAGCCTCAGGGGTTGCAGCAGTGCTGTCACCAGCCTCCTCCGCCAGGATCTCCTCTACAGTTCCAGAGATAGCCCCAGAGATATCCATAGCAGCGAAATCAGGTTCCGGATTAACAGCCTCAGCGTCAGGAGGGAACAAGGCGCTCAGATCCATACCATTGGGAAAGGCACGGGCAAATTCAGCCAGCTCCTTCTCCAGGTTCCAAGATGTGTGCCTCCCCTCAGTATAAGCACGGATGCAGTCAATCCGCCCCTCAAAAGCAGTGTAGGCTCCCACGTTCTTGGCTAGCTCGGCCATCTCTTCAACACGAGCCTCTGCCTTTGTCAGCCCAGAAGTTAGGACACAGTTAGCCTTCTGCATCCTTGCAAGCTGATCTTTGGCTGCCTCATTTTCCTTTTTGGCCGCGTGAAGCTGCTCCCTCAGCTTGGCACAGGTGGTTGTGAGCTCCTTGTTCTTCCCCACGGAAGCCAGGcactcaactttggccctctgcAGCATCTTGCGGAGATAGAGGGATGATTGAAGAGCCTGCAATGAAGAAAACCACTAGTCAGGGAAGCACAGGGGCAGAGAAAACAAAAGGGACGATAGAAAGTGGACTCACCAGGAAGCAATGTTCAGCAGCAAGGTCAGTCATCTGCTGGGAGGCAGTCCCATCAAATGCCCTCGAGCAAGCTGGAGTCAGGAGCCTCTCCAATGCAGGCCAGTAGTTGGCACGTTCAGCGTCCCCAAAGTTAGCAGGGAGGCGCAGCAGTAGCTCATCAGCATGGGCAGGGGACCCAGGGGCACGTGATATTGGGGTCACTTCGATAGGTTCTGGAGCAGGCCTTGAGGTGGATATCTTTCTTGAGGAAGCGGGAGAGGTAAAGGAGTCAGCAGTTCTTTTCCTGGCTTGACGCATCAGGATCTCAGAAGCGGAGGGTCTAGCACTTCCTACGGAGGTACCAAGACGCAAAAGATAATATTGTAaccaatgaaactttattttgaCATATATAATATAAATATGACTTAGTACTAATCgcttcgggtcattttgggtcacttcAAGTCATTTGGGACCGGGTCAATTATGAGTCGGGTCTTTTCAGGTTGGGTcacctcgggtcgggtcaacattgggtcagACAATGTTCGGTTGGGGCAGGGTCGGGTCGGGacaattcgggtttcgggtcgtATTCGGGTTAAGcaagttcgggtcattttcgggtctcgggtcagccttttcgggtcggTTCATTCGGGTCTAacccattttgccaggtctacctcCATCAAGGCGACCCCTTTCATCTCCTTACCTCTTCATCCTTTGTATGGAGGCTCTCTCAAAATCCATTCAGCTTTCCTGCTCCGACTCACACTGGACTCCTTTCCTCCTTGGTAAAAGAGGTGCCTCTTTTTCCCATCTCTTTTTCGCTGATGATATCCTTCTCTTCGGAAGGGTGATAGCGGGGTTTGTCGTACTCCCCCAATAAAACAattaactcaactaatgtagtagggtagtcgaggtcgaaccacaaggagatcaagGTCAAGTACTAGTTTTGTCTTAGATTATAAGTTAGTTATGCGGATCAAGAAATTGGTTGATATTAAACTAGttaactaaattaaactaattaaaactactaaactaaataaacaagtaGTGGAATAGTGAGTTAAGCAATAAAGAGAAGGTCTAGGGTCCGATTTTCTTCACcaatgataccgtcgtttagtatcaaaaataaaatttataaacctatttactactaacagaagttagcggtaagcaaggtcgatccgcagggagacaTTATGAGATTCATCTGTTTATATTTAGTCTAAAGGGaaaggggggttttgattttaATAATAACTAACTAAATGCGAATAAATAAAAGCTAcaactaaagcaattaaataaaaaggtGTAGACAATAATAAAAGGGAAGCTAAAACGATCGGTTCATTGCAGCTACGACGGCggtatcctaagtaagtctgatataATCATGCAAGATGGGCAAATAagtagtcctctcggtccaacttaacaagtagcatctttcgatctagctacgggtccctaagtatcactaatactagctctcgccctgaaaaatgattcctaatgcctaaattttacctatctttcgatctaagtataatttagtcgttcaattggtagtctactgccctcccctatctctcgatctattggatcggtcaattcctaagcatttaacaaataTCCTCTCGGTCATTCattaaatattgcaattaaaacaattGAACTGTGCTGATTCTTACGTGATACAGTCAATCGACCatctaagccagtcgatcgaccaacgggctcagtcgatcgactattgacaTTAGTCGATCAACCAAGACCCGAAtcaggtctacctattctacaTCGTCTAGGCTgcagatcccctcacatcttagcaggggtggattagctacgcatagtaaaactaataacgaCTACAAAATTACTAATAACGATAAGAGAAAGCATGATTGTAATGATTGAACAATAAAATTGAAATAATGAAAACTAGGGCTTTGGAATCTAACTACTAATTCTAAACTACTGCAAGAATTGAAGTAAACTGTACATAAGAATAGAAATTACCGAAATAGAAAGGGCAGGAAGAATCCGATAGCAAGACCTTTTATTGCgaattaaactaaattgaatGAATTTGAATTAATTTGAACTAAtgtaaaactagatctaaaactatCCTAATGTTCTCTCTCTGATGTGAGAGACCTCTCTTAAAACTGATGAATGATGTTACGTTTTATAGAGAAGTCACGTAACTTATTCttaaacctaattacaagtgggcttcggAATTCCAATCTTTTAATTGCACGTCAGTCTCatggtgcggtcgatcgaccactaggaccagtcgatctaccaaaggtgctgtacagtaatgcattctgacgaattctgcaacTCGCATCGATCTTAAAAcaactgccatttcttcgttacttggtcaaatcaggtgttctacgcggcgttggaaatctaagaggataagctttcacctccaattggaattactcGATTTTCagatctagaactcgagatatagccattttaagcaGTCTACAGTAATGTGAAGCGATTCTTTGCTTGTTTAAGCTTTGGAATTTatacgcaaccatgcttttgctgTATTTAGACCTTGAAACGcatcctaaacttcaagtccgagtcaaatattcatgtccttcctaatccTAGCTcttggggtcaagatttggtccattatctactcatttccgcaataatctgcaatattacataaaaacacgagagtagacggaaatagggaatatAGTAGTGTAAACTACATAATaaggctctgaaatgcgtgtaaaatagggtgtaaaacatcatattatgttcacgcatcaaacttccccaaatcaaacccttgcttgtccccaagcaagaactagactcgatcttaggacctaatggaacgtGTTCATTCTTAAGAGCGAAATGCAAATtttaaagcctaaaccagtttaatgcaacaattgaaaatcaactagcaatatgaatcatgcaaacgagttatgaagtcgttaaaagctGTCGAACCGTTGACcttagagacttatcaaattggactctcacgggtcactaaaatcacacaaataagcataggtgaatatatgtaaaggatagaaagaagtaattttgtaatgactctcacctaactacgacctataaaaacatgcctggagtctaatatgaaaatgatctctacaaccgtacatatgcattccaactattaaagaccatgacacatgccgaggtaaatttggatatgtgaggctatgggtaagaaggggctaaaatgaatttggataaaggagttaaagccaagctagtaactactgaAAACCAAACTATAAAGTATTCCAACTTCATACCcaagatttcaatcgaaacggtgctaaataTCAAGCACTTATGTCACAATTCCACAATATTTTAATTccccaaataatattaatcgcaacatgggaacaaaatcaccatctaataataataaaaaccatgtgatttttctaattttatttcggtactgcagcaagcagtcgatcgactgatcttttttttttttcgaattcctgtttctgttttttttcccctttttcttttctttcctttcaacatttcaccaacatattctcaacacgagacataaaaaccaaaatacaataaaatattcccaaacgactaccaatactagctcagcaagggtaggctaaatatggaatgtagcttatgggacaaaaaaggcaaatttggcttttgtggggcttatgggaaaatgaataaaggggaacctcttccacatgtgtcaactgaccacaaacccgaatgcatacaggtattaagcagattaagttcatatttatgtaacatgccttataaggagtattactcacaatcctagatgaactggtcatggataACACCAGTtaaaaggctctaaaactcagaatataatgtagtttgccaaaaatctaagtcaagtttcaaattcagcaaataatttaacaaaaactcgtaggtatgcatatgtgattctactagtACATGTCAATtcagcacggcttaggcataaacactgaaaatgcaatgtcatcattgaaatactaccgttccaacttgacctacatgctaaaataaacgtgaaattttttgaaattttgaaattttttcaattttattgaattttgatttttgtatatataggaaataaatacaatgcaagcagaaatgcaataaacgtgtaactgaaatgcaataaaaacaatgcaaatgtgacgcaaaacccttccccaaaccaaatcacacaatgtccccattgtgcaaaatcatgtaaaagaaacaaaagggaaatgggatttttgcgataaataacaaaataagacatgaaaaggaactcggaaactaacaagattttaagcgcaaaaggaaacctccccaaacctgcaacaaaatttgttgcattgtgattcatttttaagccaaaagaaacagtccaaggaatAGTTCACAATTGAATGCAGTTCATCGCttttgaagtgtcattacatcaagcctaacttccaagctctatatctcaagttttactcatgcaaatacaatgattcttatgtcattagaaagcttgggatcttataaaaacgatggattttgaatcacctccatatcaggtttatagcttgagatatggctgatgcaaacagactgcgcatttccggacagcccatgacctacgtgcactaaaagttcaataactcgagatttactcaacgtctaaggttgattctttttggaggtgaaagttAGCTCCCTTAGCTTTCAAATGTGCTATCATGGGCCCTGATATTCGTCCTGAGATAAGAGATATGCCTCTTCCAAAATGCTTCTGATTTTCTAAGATGCTCTCCAAACCCGGTTTTGGTCCTTCACCAAAATCGAGGTCCAActtcaattccgtctaagaacacATGCCATTTTTCGGCCTAAGACTCTTCTATGATGAGTTTAGAGCCTTTTTGACTAGGGTAATTAATCTTGAAAGGGTTTAAATCAGATGCAAAAGACAGCACCAAACCGAGTGGTCCAATGGGCACAGTTTTGGAGAGAAGTACAACCATCGCTTTCAAGCTttgttcttttgtctaggcaAGCTTCAAAGGACCTTTTGctgcaattttgggtcttataCTCCTTATAGAAGAGCCCCACCAGCTGCCCAAGAAGTCTTTATAAGATAAATAAGTGAAGCATGCCAAAGAAAGCTTGTGCAATTACCAAcaatcctctttatttcatttgtcTTGTAGCCTTTTGTTTTTCAGATTGTGTAAGGCATATGGGACGTTTTTTATGTCTCTTTAGGAGACCATTGTGAGCCTTAGATGCTACTTTAGATGAATGGCTAGGATTGCAACAAGGACTCTATTTAAGGAGCTCTTTTCCCtttgtaaaaatcagatttgagtgaattaaaatatgagtttgaaactgaagttttcaatcaattttcttcttgcttagtgcagaaaacccctcattacttagtgtttgaggcggaattaactcttgcttcgtgatcttgagcttaattccaaggcttaaacctgcttcgtgatctagtttaagtcatatctcggttacttgttcttgtttcGTGTCAAAACAGCCCCAAGTTTCTGTTTTTGTTACCTTAAGTCATTGTggaaattgttatttgaatgtttagttcataagcatttaaattacaaacct is a genomic window containing:
- the LOC141629984 gene encoding uncharacterized protein LOC141629984; its protein translation is MHQPVVLGQQNFVREAERQSQEHLRPTGREIYIEHQYQELRSLLRRGPGMPLPMEMAAPESYADSPFTDDIATVALPKGFNVPTMTLFDGTTDPCDHISQFKQKMMVTTATGASKEACMYKGFRSTLTGAALQWFVGLPNGTISSFADLVNAFNQQFSSSRRTPMQPSDLYRIIQEIGESIKDYVTRFNAEKVSIRGCDTSKAINAFRFEEVQQRATSTLRLEEDTQARKRITNFDKPSRKLSTEKKDERTKPYSRSNISRVAEKNQQVDDSQHPPKLSEYGFNTGMEGLLKALRGLGDQVRWPKPPTQNRPNDDKDSSKRCEWHQDIGHRTEDCYRLRREVKFQVRRGNLDHLLSRGGKHDRREAANQVLPSAPPICTKIIKVITVGFELSGLTYSAAKRKATESKGDHSETSYRVSQINLPPVTFDEIDIESGAEQHDDALTITLSIGNCTVRKALVDTGSSVNLIMLETLITMGFDKET